CGACATGGCTGCTTCCTTTTCCGTCCGGCGGTGATGCGGCCTTCCACCGCCGGATGAGCGCGAGGCCGCTTCCGGGCCCGCGGGGTTGAACGTTCAGAGAACGGACGACGGCTAGGTCGTACCGGTCTTGCCTTCCTTGCGGCGGACCTTCTCATCCGAGTACTTGATGCCCTTGCCCTTGTACGGCTCGGGCGGGCGCAGTGCACGGATCTTCACGGCGGCGGCCCCCAGGGCCTCCTTGTCCGCGGAGCGAAGGGTCAGCCCCAGCGTGGGCAAGCTGTCCTCGGTGCGCGGGGCCTTGTCCACCTCGGCCGTCACACCCTCAGGCAGGTTGAACACCACCGGGTGCGAGTAGCCCAGGGACAGCTGAACGGTCTTGCCCTTGACTTCAGCACGGAAACCGACGCCCCGGATGTCCAGGCGGCGCTCGAAGCCCGTGCTCACGCCCTTGGCCGCATTGGCCAGGATGGTGCGAGCCAGACCGTGCAGGCTGCGCGCTTCACGCGAATCGTCCTCGCGCAGCACGTTCACCTGTCCGTCCTTCACCTCCACCTTCACCTTGGCGGGGAGATCGACGGAGAGCTTGCCCTTGGGGCCCTCGAAATTGACCTTCTGCCCGGCGACGATGGCCTTCGTCTTGTCGCCCAGCTTGATCGGCAGTTTTCCAATCCGACTCATGATTGCCTCATACGATCTGCCCGGAGCGCGTCCCTTCTCAGGGACAGCAGCGCCAGGCGGCTGGCTAGTAGACGGTGCAGAGAAGCTCGCCGCCGATGTTCTGCTTCCGCGCTTCGCTGTCCGACAGAATCCCCTTGGAGGTGGACAGCACGGCGATCCCCAGGCCACCCAGCACGCGGGGAATGTCACGCACCGGCACATACCGGCGCAGGCCCGGCTTGGACACGCGCTTGATGCCAGTGATGGCCGAGCTGCGGTCCTGTCCGTACTTCAGCTGAACGCTGATCTCGTTCTGGGGCTGACGCTCGTGGATGGTGTACTCCCCGATGTATCCCTCGTCCTTGAGGACGCGGATGATCTCGACCTTGAGCTTCGAGTGGGGAATGACGACCTTGTCGTGCCGCGCACGCGAAGCGTTGCGCAGGCGGGTCAGCATGTCGCCGACGGGATCATTGATTACCGACATGGGTGATACCTTCCAGGCGGGGCCCTTGTGTCCCCGCGATTCCGACCGCCGCGCCTGCCGGGCCCATCCCGGGGGTTCGCCGCGCTCGCACTGCTTCACTGCTTCGGTGCCTGTCTGGCACCTGGATGCGCCGGGCCCCTCTTCGGGATCCGGACACCCGGGAACCGGCTACCAGGACGACTTGGTGACGCCGGTGATCTCACCGCGCAGCGCGCGCAGGCGCAGGCAGATACGGCACATCTGGAACTTCCGCAGGAACGCGCGCGGACGGCCGCACAGCGGGCAGCGGTTGTACTTGCGCACCGAGAACTTCGGCTTGCGCTTCGCCTGGGCGATTTTGGAGAGCTTGGCCATGGAGCTTGAATTCCTCGGAATTACTGGCGGAACGGCATGCCGAAGTGACGCATCAGCGCCAGCCCCTGCTCGTCGTTCTCGGCGGTGGTGACGAAGCTGATGTTGAGCCCCTTCACCTTCTCGATCTGGTCGTAGTTGATTTCCGGGAAGATGATCTGCTCTCGCACGCCAAGCGTGTAGTTGCCCTTCCCGTCGAAGGCCTTGGGGGACACGCCCTTGAAGTCACGCACGCGTGGCAGCGCCACGGAGATAAGGCGGTCCAGGAACTCGTACATCCGGTCGCCACGCAGCGTGACGGCGCAGCCGATGGCCTGGCCCTGACGCAGCTTGAAGTTCGCGATCGACTTGCGGGCGCGGGTCACCACGGGCTTCTGGCCAGTGATGGCACCCAGCTGGTCGACGGCCGACTCCAGGATCTTGTTGTTGGCGAGCGCCTCGCCCAGACCCATGTTGACGACGATCTTCTCGAGCCGCGGAACCTGGAGGGGGTTCTTCAGGCTCAGCTCCTTCATCAGAGCGGGCACGCCCTCCTTGCGGAAGCGCAGCTTCAGCCGGGCAGGCTTCGCCTCAAGCCCTTCCTCGATGTTGGCCGCAAAGCCAGCCTTCTTGACGTCTTCCTTCTTGCGGCCCTTCTTTTCCTTCTTTTCTTTCTGCTCGGGCTTCTTCTCATCAGCCATCTGTCGGTCCTCTGCTTCGGAGCGCCGTCCTGAACCCAGCGACTCCGATCAGTACATCTGAAATCGTAAAAACACGGAGAGGGCCCCGGAACTTCGGACCCTCTAAAAAGCCTGCCTGCCCGCCTCTGGCCTGGGGGCCAAAGGGCGCGCATACATGCCCGAACCCGGCTTCCTAGTCAATGAGGGCGTCGCAGTTCTTGCAGAACCGCTTCTTCGCGTCGCCCTCGGTCTTGATGCCCACCCGCGTCGGCTTGTCGCACTTGGTGCACACCACCTGAACATTCGACAGCGCGATGGTGCCCGGCTTGTCGACGATGCCCCCTTCGGGGCTCTGGGCGGTCTTGCGCAGGTGCCGCTTGACGGTCCGAAGTCCTTCCACCGTCACGCGATCGGCCTCACGGTCAATCTTCAGCACCTTCCCGCGCTTGCTCGCCGGTGTCTTCTCGGAGCGCTCTTTGCCCGAGATGACCTGCACGGTATCTCCCACTTTCAGCTTCTGCATGGCTTCCTCTCTGGCTGCTCACCGGCGGGCCGGACGTCCTCTTAGAGGACTTCCGGCGCGAGCGAGATGATCTTCATGAACTTGCGGGCGCGGAGCTCACGGGCCACCGGCCCGAAGATGCGCGTCCCGATGGGCTCCAGGTCCTTGTTGATGAGGACCGCAGAGTTGCCGTCGAACTTGATGTAGCTGCCGTCGGGACGGCCTACCTCGTGCTTGGTGCGCACGATGACGGCCTTGGCCACATCGCCCTTCTTCACCTTCGAGTTCGGAAGGGCCTCGCGGATCGATACGACGATCACGTCGCCGATCGACGCATACTTGCGCTTCGAGCCACCGAGCACCTTGATGCAGAACACCTTCTTGGCGCCCGAGTTGTCGGCCACGTCGAGCACGCTCGTCATCTGAATCATCTGGAAGTCTCCTCTAGGATCCTACGGCAGCCCCCATCCGCTGAGGATGAGGGCGCGCGGCTCGAGCCGCCCACGCGCCAAAGGCGCCGCGGGCACACGTGGCTCAGACGTTCTTGCTCTTCTCGATCACCTCAACCACCCGCCACCGCTTGTCCTTCGAGGCCGGCCGCGTCTCGGCAATGCGCACGCGGTCACCCTCGTTGATGGTGATCTTCTTCGGATAGTCGTGGTCCTCGACGTGCGCCTTGTACTTCTCGCGCATGCTCATGATCTTCCCGTACTTCGGGTGAGCCGCACGGCGCTGGACGGTGACAACCACCGTCTTCTGCATCTTGTTCGAGGTGACGATCCCCACGCGCGTCTTGGGACGGCCACGGGTGGAGGTCGCGGGAGCGGAGGTGGTCTGGGTCGCTTCAGCCATCGTGAATCTCGCCTGTCAATCAGTGTCCCCGGGACTTCCCGGTGACGGCCACGTCCCCGGAGGGACACGCCGTCAAGCCTTTTTGGCCGCCTTCTCAGCCCGGGCCTTCTCACCCAGGACGGTCAGGATACGGGCCAGATCGCGACGGTGCTGGGTACGCGTAGAGGGGCTGTCCAGATTGCCCGTCCGCATGCTCAGCCGGTCCTGGAAGAGCGTGCCGCGCAGTTCATCCGCGCGCTTCTTCAGGTCCTCCGCCGACAACTCCTTCAACTCTTTCGCAGTCGCCATCTTCGGTCTCCTCGCTTGTGGCCTAGAGCGACAGCTCGCTGCGGGTCACGATCTTGGTGAGGACAGGCAGCTTCGCCTGCGCCAGCTTCAGGGCCCCGGTGGCCACCTCGTGCGTCATGCCCTCCATCTCGTAGAGGACGCGGCCCGGCTTCACCACCGCCACGTAGTACTCCACGCCTCCCTTACCGGTACCCATACGGGTCTCGGCGGGCTTCTTCGTGATGGGCTTGTCCGGGAAGATCCGGATCCAGATCTTACCGCCACGCTTCACGTGACGGGTCATCGCGATACGGGCCGCCTCGATCTGCCGGGAGGTGATCCACCCCGGTTGCAGGGTCACCAGGCCGAACTCACCATAGGTGAGATCACTGCCACGGTGGGCCTGGCCGTGCATGCGGCCCTTGTGCATCTTGCGGTACTTGGTACGAGCAGGCTGGAGCATCGTCGGTGTCCTTCAGTCCCTAGCGGGGCACCCATGGTGCCCCGGGGAGCTCAAATCTAGCGGTTGGAAGGCAGGGGGGCCTGGCCGCCCTTGCCCGGGAGGACCTCTCCGCGGCAGATCCAGACCTTGCAGCCGATCTTGCCGTAGGTCGTCTTGGCCTCGGCAAAGCCGTAGTCGATGTCGGCACGCAGGGTGTGCAGGGGCACGCGGCCTTCGCGGTACCACTCGTAGCGTGCCATTTCAGCGCCACCGAGGCGGCCGGAGCACGCCACGCGAATGCCCTTGGCGCCGAACTTCATCGCCGTCTGGAGGGCCTTCTTCATGGCGCGGCGGAAGGCGATGCGGCGCTCGAGCTGGGTGGCGATGTTCTCGGCCACCAGCTGCGCGTCGGTCTCGGCCTTGCGGACCTCGACGATGTTGAGGAAGACCTCGTTCTTGGTGAACTGCTGCAGGTCCTTCTTCACCGTCTCGATGCCCGCGCCACGCTTGCCGATGACAATACCCGGCCGCGCGGTGTGCACGTTGACCTTCACCTTGTTCGCCGCCCGCTCGATCTCCACCTTGGAGACGCCCGCGTGATTCAGCGACTTCTTCACGAACTCGCGGATGCGGATGTCCTCATGGAGCCACTGGGCGTAGTTCTTGTGCTCGAACCACTTGGAGTCCCAGGTCTTGATGACCCCGAGGCGGAACCCGATCGGATGAACTTTCTGTCCCAACGTGCTTCTCCTTCGATATCGAGTAAGGCCCGGGTGGCTACTTCTTCGCCTCGGACAGAACCACGTGAACGTGGCTGCTCTTCTTGTTGATGGGAGTCGCGCGGCCCATGGCGCGCGGCATGTACCGGCGCTGGGTGGGCCCCTGATCCACGGAGATGGTCTTCACGTAGAGCGTGTCCACGTCGACCTGGCCCTTGGACTTGTCGGTCGCGTTGGCCACGGCGCTCTTGATGAGCTTGGCCACCGGGGCCGAGGCCGCGCGAGGGGTGAACTTCAGGATGTGGAGAGCCGCCTCGACCGACTTACCGCGGACGAGCGCCGCCACCAGCGAGAGCTTGCGGGGAGACATGCGGACATGCCGCAGGTGTGCAGTGGAATCCATCGTCATCGTCTCCGTTACTTCCCGGGCGCCTTGGCGACCTTCTTCTCCGCCGAGTGCCCACCGAAGGTGCGCGTCGGCGCGAACTCACCGAGCTTGTGACCCACCATGTTCTCCGTCACGAACACCGGGATGAACTTCTTCCCGTTGTGCACAGCGAAGGTGTGTCCCACGAACTCGGGGAGAATGGTGGAGCGGCGCGACCAGGTCTTCACGACCTTCTTCTGGTTCGTCTTGATCATGTCCTCCACCTTCTTCAGGAGGTGATCATCGACGAACGGTCCCTTCTTAATCGAACGAGCCATGTCGAAATCCTCAGTCTACGGGCTACTGGCTGCGCGCGCCCTGCCGGCGCCCGCTGACGATGAACTTGTCGGTCCGCTTGTTGGTGCGGGTGGTGAGACCCTTGGTCTTCTTGCCCCACGGCGACACCGGATGCGGATTACCCTGGCCGGACTTACCCTCACCACCACCGTGCGGGTGGTCCACAGGGTTCATCGCCAGACCGCGGACGGTGGGCCGGATGCCCAGCCAGCGGCTCTTACCCGCCTTGCCGACGCGGATGATCTCATGCTCGATGTTGCCGATCTGGCCCACGGTGGCGCGGCACTCGATGAGCACCTTGCGCACCGCGCCCGAGGGCAGACGCACCTGAGCGTAACGGTCTTCCTTGGCCATCAGCTGACCCGAGGTACCGGCGGAGCGGATGATCTGCCCGCCGCGGCCCGGCTTCAGCTCCACATTGTGGATGATGGTACCCACCGGGATGTTCTGCAGCGGCAGGCAGTTGCCCGGACGGATGTCGGCCGTGGAACCCGCGAAGAGGGTGTCTCCCACCGCCAGACCCACAGGGGCCAGGATATAGCGCTTCTCGCCATCGGCATAGTGCAGCAGCGCGATATTGGCGGTGCGGTTCGGGTCGTACTCGACCGCGACGACCTTGGCCGGCACGCCATCCTTGTCCAGGCGCTTGAAGTCGATGATGCGGTAGCGCCGCTTGTGGCCACCGCCCTGATGACGGCGGGTGATGTGGCCGTGAACGTTGCGGCCGCCCGAGCGCTTCAGCGGAGCGGTCAGCTTCTTCTCGGGCGTGCTCTTGGTGATGTCCGCGAAGTCGGACACCGTCATCAGGCGGCGAGCAGCGGAGGTCGGCTTGTACTTCTTGATGCCCATGGTGGTCTCCTCAGACGGTCAGCCGGTTACGGCTCGACCGTCCCTCCCTCGAAGAGCTCGATCGTGTCGCCCACCTTGAGGGTGACGACGGCCTTCTTGTAGTTGGGGCGCTTGCCGATGCTGCGGCCCACGCGCTTGGTCTTGCCGCGGACGATGTTGGTGCGCACGCCCTCGACAGAGACCTTGAAGAGGTTCTCCACCGCACGGGCCACATCGATCTTCGTGGCCTTCTTGTCCACGATGAAGGAGTACTGGCGGAACTTCTCGCGGGCCTTGTCCAGCTTCTCGGTGATGAGCGGACCCTTGATGACGTCGTGGATGTTCATGACAGGGCCTCCTGGATGGCCTTCGCGGCAGCCGAGGTCAGCACCAGCTGCTTGTGGCGCAGCACGGACTCGAGGTTGATGCCCTCGGGCGGCAGCACGTCGAAGCGGGCCAGGTTGCGCACGCTGCGGTGAAGGTGGTTGTTGCCCTTGTCATCGACCACCAGGGCGTTCTCCAGCTTCAGGCGCCGGGTCAGCACATCGAAGGCCTGCTTGGTCTTCGGGGCGTCCAGCTTGAAGCCGTCGAGGATGAACAGAGCGTTCTCCCGGGCCCGCTGGGACAGCGCCGCGCGGAGTGCGCCGCGGCGAACCTTGCGGGGAGGCCGGTAGAAGTAGTCCCGGGCCTTGGGAGCCATCGCCTTGCCGCCGCCCACCCAGTGGGAAGCGCGGATGGAACCCTGGCGGGCGCGGCCGGTACCCTTCTGCTTCCAGGGCTTCTTGCCGCCGCCGCTCACGAGCGAGGTGTTCTTCACACCCACCGTGCCCCGGCGCTTGT
This genomic window from Stigmatella ashevillena contains:
- the rplB gene encoding 50S ribosomal protein L2 codes for the protein MGIKKYKPTSAARRLMTVSDFADITKSTPEKKLTAPLKRSGGRNVHGHITRRHQGGGHKRRYRIIDFKRLDKDGVPAKVVAVEYDPNRTANIALLHYADGEKRYILAPVGLAVGDTLFAGSTADIRPGNCLPLQNIPVGTIIHNVELKPGRGGQIIRSAGTSGQLMAKEDRYAQVRLPSGAVRKVLIECRATVGQIGNIEHEIIRVGKAGKSRWLGIRPTVRGLAMNPVDHPHGGGEGKSGQGNPHPVSPWGKKTKGLTTRTNKRTDKFIVSGRRQGARSQ
- the rplN gene encoding 50S ribosomal protein L14, producing MIQMTSVLDVADNSGAKKVFCIKVLGGSKRKYASIGDVIVVSIREALPNSKVKKGDVAKAVIVRTKHEVGRPDGSYIKFDGNSAVLINKDLEPIGTRIFGPVARELRARKFMKIISLAPEVL
- the rplV gene encoding 50S ribosomal protein L22, with protein sequence MDSTAHLRHVRMSPRKLSLVAALVRGKSVEAALHILKFTPRAASAPVAKLIKSAVANATDKSKGQVDVDTLYVKTISVDQGPTQRRYMPRAMGRATPINKKSSHVHVVLSEAKK
- the rpsH gene encoding 30S ribosomal protein S8 encodes the protein MSVINDPVGDMLTRLRNASRARHDKVVIPHSKLKVEIIRVLKDEGYIGEYTIHERQPQNEISVQLKYGQDRSSAITGIKRVSKPGLRRYVPVRDIPRVLGGLGIAVLSTSKGILSDSEARKQNIGGELLCTVY
- the rplP gene encoding 50S ribosomal protein L16, whose product is MLQPARTKYRKMHKGRMHGQAHRGSDLTYGEFGLVTLQPGWITSRQIEAARIAMTRHVKRGGKIWIRIFPDKPITKKPAETRMGTGKGGVEYYVAVVKPGRVLYEMEGMTHEVATGALKLAQAKLPVLTKIVTRSELSL
- a CDS encoding 50S ribosomal protein L23, yielding MNIHDVIKGPLITEKLDKAREKFRQYSFIVDKKATKIDVARAVENLFKVSVEGVRTNIVRGKTKRVGRSIGKRPNYKKAVVTLKVGDTIELFEGGTVEP
- the rplE gene encoding 50S ribosomal protein L5; translated protein: MADEKKPEQKEKKEKKGRKKEDVKKAGFAANIEEGLEAKPARLKLRFRKEGVPALMKELSLKNPLQVPRLEKIVVNMGLGEALANNKILESAVDQLGAITGQKPVVTRARKSIANFKLRQGQAIGCAVTLRGDRMYEFLDRLISVALPRVRDFKGVSPKAFDGKGNYTLGVREQIIFPEINYDQIEKVKGLNISFVTTAENDEQGLALMRHFGMPFRQ
- the rpsS gene encoding 30S ribosomal protein S19, with translation MARSIKKGPFVDDHLLKKVEDMIKTNQKKVVKTWSRRSTILPEFVGHTFAVHNGKKFIPVFVTENMVGHKLGEFAPTRTFGGHSAEKKVAKAPGK
- the rpsC gene encoding 30S ribosomal protein S3 — encoded protein: MGQKVHPIGFRLGVIKTWDSKWFEHKNYAQWLHEDIRIREFVKKSLNHAGVSKVEIERAANKVKVNVHTARPGIVIGKRGAGIETVKKDLQQFTKNEVFLNIVEVRKAETDAQLVAENIATQLERRIAFRRAMKKALQTAMKFGAKGIRVACSGRLGGAEMARYEWYREGRVPLHTLRADIDYGFAEAKTTYGKIGCKVWICRGEVLPGKGGQAPLPSNR
- the rpmC gene encoding 50S ribosomal protein L29 — encoded protein: MATAKELKELSAEDLKKRADELRGTLFQDRLSMRTGNLDSPSTRTQHRRDLARILTVLGEKARAEKAAKKA
- the rplX gene encoding 50S ribosomal protein L24, with product MQKLKVGDTVQVISGKERSEKTPASKRGKVLKIDREADRVTVEGLRTVKRHLRKTAQSPEGGIVDKPGTIALSNVQVVCTKCDKPTRVGIKTEGDAKKRFCKNCDALID
- the rplD gene encoding 50S ribosomal protein L4, translated to MAKFKVIDLDGKQVSEIELSDEVFGAAPNPHLFYEVAKMQQINKRRGTVGVKNTSLVSGGGKKPWKQKGTGRARQGSIRASHWVGGGKAMAPKARDYFYRPPRKVRRGALRAALSQRARENALFILDGFKLDAPKTKQAFDVLTRRLKLENALVVDDKGNNHLHRSVRNLARFDVLPPEGINLESVLRHKQLVLTSAAAKAIQEALS
- the rplF gene encoding 50S ribosomal protein L6; translated protein: MSRIGKLPIKLGDKTKAIVAGQKVNFEGPKGKLSVDLPAKVKVEVKDGQVNVLREDDSREARSLHGLARTILANAAKGVSTGFERRLDIRGVGFRAEVKGKTVQLSLGYSHPVVFNLPEGVTAEVDKAPRTEDSLPTLGLTLRSADKEALGAAAVKIRALRPPEPYKGKGIKYSDEKVRRKEGKTGTT
- a CDS encoding type Z 30S ribosomal protein S14 codes for the protein MAKLSKIAQAKRKPKFSVRKYNRCPLCGRPRAFLRKFQMCRICLRLRALRGEITGVTKSSW
- the rpsQ gene encoding 30S ribosomal protein S17 translates to MAEATQTTSAPATSTRGRPKTRVGIVTSNKMQKTVVVTVQRRAAHPKYGKIMSMREKYKAHVEDHDYPKKITINEGDRVRIAETRPASKDKRWRVVEVIEKSKNV